From the Labrys wisconsinensis genome, the window GCTCCTGCTGACGCTGAACCGGCCGGAAAAGCTCAACGCGCTCTCCAAGGCGCTTCTCTCGACGTTGCGCGACAGGCTCGCCGTGGCGGAGGCCGACGGCAGCATCGGCTGCGTCGTGCTCACCGGGGCGGGCCGGGCCTTCGCCGCCGGCGCCGACATCCACGACATGCTGGCGCGGGGCCTCGCCTCCTACGCCGACCCGGAGCGCCTGGCGTCCTGGCGGGCGATCGAGGCCTTCGCCAAGCCGATGATCGCCGCGATCAACGGCTATGCCCTCGGCGGAGGGCTGGAACTGGCACTGCTGTGCGACATTCTCCTCGCCAGCGAGGTGGCGCGGTTCGCCACGCCCGAGATCAAGCTCGGCTCCTTCCCGGGAGACGGCGGAACGCAGCGCCTGCCGCGGCTCGTCGGCCAGTCCTTCGCCATGCAGATGGTGCTGACCGGGGCCATGGTCGATGCCGTGCTCGCCGAGCGCAAGGGCCTGGTCAGCGAGGTGCTCGCCGCCGAGCGGCTGCTGCCGCGCGCGCTGGAGATCGCCGGGGACATCGCGTGCAGGTCCGTCGCGAT encodes:
- a CDS encoding enoyl-CoA hydratase-related protein, which translates into the protein MTDANEMPSHDDLVLAERPAAGVLLLTLNRPEKLNALSKALLSTLRDRLAVAEADGSIGCVVLTGAGRAFAAGADIHDMLARGLASYADPERLASWRAIEAFAKPMIAAINGYALGGGLELALLCDILLASEVARFATPEIKLGSFPGDGGTQRLPRLVGQSFAMQMVLTGAMVDAVLAERKGLVSEVLAAERLLPRALEIAGDIACRSVAITPLAKRAVRAAAEAPLAEGLAIEHALVVDSFATEDRTEGLRAFAEKREPVFRGR